A single genomic interval of Amycolatopsis albispora harbors:
- a CDS encoding sugar-binding protein → MRTLVAGVLGAALVAGLAPPVAAAESRADLDVLFVGAHPDDEASTLSTIGQLGLDAGVVTVTRGEGGGNAVGPEEGPELGLLREAEERKAVGRAGITDVFNLDRADFYYTVSSPLTEQAWGHQATLEKLVRVVRQTRPEIVFTMDPAPSPGNHGNHQYAARLAFEAYAAAADPARFPDAGKPWAVAKLFTTGLDGERSTGPDCVSAFTPAEPTDRVWGVWAGNRGPDGKTWAQIEREAQREYASQGWAGFPDAPTDPAAIGCDYFTLAASRVPYRPEVRGIDGLLGGAVPMDGTLTATADRYRLTPGERVRIDVQSSKPGEIALTAPEGWAVDGWMVTAPADAKPGKARIRAALSTGDSTEAIVEVVPPVAATQEPLPQVAQYGDWARQVGFPERADDVLPVLTVPSGGTRDIAVTVRNESPVAQQGAVSLALPAGFEGGEAQPYELEAGATKQVNFPVRNTDATLPSGKDFPYQLVTSQGVTTAALEVVPSTVIPQAQAVPAIDGSAGAGEYPGAVLDISARWEGDDCASAADCSGAARLSWHDDTLYALVEVTDDVVGTKLSTADCKRHWRTDAVELTFDPRGKSENTSSTYKLAVLPSTADGGPCAFRDADNAQGPAPGVRVAAQPREGGYTVEVAVPMERLPGAVDPAALGLNVLVYDSDTQDKTGQTRIGWSTWGGVQGDPYRWGRATVAGYSPPPGRPVEPPEPVLPLEALASVDSPQTLEQSIRLGLPPGAAAPARPIHARDGWLYSSEKGTASVFAEDGRHVVEVTPGRTKLPSGPVLVGFTNTHGDTAAAKG, encoded by the coding sequence ATGCGCACACTGGTGGCCGGGGTGCTGGGGGCGGCACTGGTGGCGGGGCTGGCCCCGCCGGTCGCGGCGGCGGAGTCGCGGGCGGACCTGGACGTGTTGTTCGTCGGGGCGCATCCCGACGACGAGGCGTCCACGCTGTCCACGATCGGGCAGCTGGGCCTGGACGCCGGCGTGGTGACGGTGACACGCGGCGAGGGCGGTGGCAACGCCGTCGGGCCGGAGGAAGGTCCCGAACTCGGCCTGCTCCGCGAAGCCGAGGAACGCAAGGCCGTCGGGCGCGCCGGGATCACCGACGTGTTCAACCTCGACCGCGCGGACTTCTATTACACGGTCAGCTCGCCGCTCACCGAGCAGGCGTGGGGGCACCAGGCGACGCTGGAGAAGCTGGTGCGCGTGGTCCGGCAGACGCGGCCGGAGATCGTGTTCACCATGGACCCGGCGCCGTCACCGGGAAACCACGGCAACCACCAGTACGCCGCTCGGCTGGCTTTCGAGGCGTACGCGGCGGCCGCGGACCCGGCGCGGTTCCCGGACGCCGGAAAGCCGTGGGCGGTGGCGAAGTTGTTCACCACCGGCCTCGACGGCGAGAGGAGCACCGGTCCGGACTGCGTCTCGGCGTTCACCCCGGCCGAGCCGACCGACCGGGTGTGGGGTGTGTGGGCCGGGAACCGCGGTCCGGACGGCAAAACCTGGGCGCAGATCGAACGCGAGGCGCAGCGCGAGTACGCCAGCCAGGGCTGGGCCGGTTTCCCCGACGCGCCAACGGATCCGGCGGCGATCGGCTGTGACTACTTCACGCTGGCGGCCAGTCGCGTGCCGTACCGGCCGGAGGTCCGTGGGATCGACGGATTGCTGGGTGGCGCGGTGCCGATGGACGGCACGCTGACCGCTACCGCCGACCGGTACCGGCTCACGCCCGGTGAGCGGGTGCGCATCGACGTGCAGTCCTCGAAACCGGGGGAGATCGCGCTGACCGCGCCTGAAGGCTGGGCGGTGGATGGCTGGATGGTGACCGCGCCCGCGGATGCCAAGCCGGGCAAGGCACGCATCCGGGCCGCACTGTCCACAGGGGACAGCACCGAGGCGATCGTCGAGGTGGTGCCGCCGGTGGCCGCCACGCAGGAACCACTGCCGCAGGTCGCGCAGTACGGGGACTGGGCGCGGCAGGTCGGGTTCCCCGAGCGGGCGGACGACGTGCTGCCGGTGCTGACCGTGCCGTCCGGGGGAACGCGGGACATCGCGGTGACCGTGCGCAACGAAAGTCCTGTGGCGCAGCAGGGTGCGGTGTCACTGGCGCTGCCCGCCGGGTTCGAGGGTGGTGAGGCGCAGCCGTACGAACTCGAGGCCGGGGCCACGAAGCAGGTGAATTTCCCCGTCCGGAACACGGACGCGACGCTTCCGTCGGGAAAGGACTTCCCGTATCAGCTGGTCACCTCGCAGGGTGTCACCACGGCCGCGCTGGAAGTGGTGCCGTCTACGGTGATTCCGCAGGCGCAGGCGGTGCCCGCGATCGACGGCAGCGCGGGCGCGGGGGAGTATCCCGGTGCTGTGCTGGACATCTCGGCGCGCTGGGAGGGTGACGACTGCGCTTCGGCGGCCGACTGCTCCGGGGCAGCCCGGTTGTCCTGGCACGACGACACGCTTTATGCACTGGTCGAGGTGACCGACGACGTGGTTGGCACGAAGCTGTCCACCGCGGACTGCAAGCGGCACTGGCGCACCGACGCGGTCGAGCTGACCTTCGACCCGAGGGGCAAGTCGGAAAACACCTCCAGCACCTACAAACTGGCCGTGCTTCCGTCCACAGCGGACGGTGGGCCGTGCGCGTTCCGGGACGCCGACAACGCCCAGGGGCCCGCGCCCGGCGTGCGCGTCGCGGCGCAGCCACGCGAAGGCGGGTACACCGTCGAAGTGGCGGTGCCGATGGAACGGCTGCCGGGCGCGGTCGATCCGGCGGCGCTGGGGCTGAACGTGCTGGTCTACGACTCGGACACACAGGACAAAACCGGGCAGACGCGGATCGGCTGGTCGACCTGGGGCGGGGTGCAGGGGGACCCGTACCGCTGGGGCCGCGCGACCGTGGCTGGCTACAGCCCGCCGCCGGGGCGGCCGGTGGAGCCGCCGGAGCCGGTGCTGCCGCTGGAAGCGCTGGCGTCGGTGGACTCGCCGCAGACGCTGGAGCAGTCGATCCGGCTGGGCCTCCCACCCGGCGCGGCGGCCCCTGCGCGCCCGATCCACGCACGCGATGGCTGGCTCTACTCCAGCGAAAAGGGCACCGCTTCGGTGTTCGCCGAGGACGGCCGCCACGTCGTCGAGGTGACTCCCGGCCGGACGAAGCTGCCCAGCGGTCCGGTTCTGGTTGGTTTCACCAACACCCACGGCGACACGGCGGCGGCGAAGGGGTGA
- a CDS encoding carbohydrate ABC transporter permease codes for MRVSTAERAGTYVILGVFTVFALYPMVAILVTALRSEVAGQGGIHWENFATAWTQARFGSYLLNSVLVSVCVVALSLVLSVLAAYAFGTMRFRGSGVLFYLVLLGLTVPAEAVVVPLYFDLRDLGLTNTYASLIFPQVAQSVAFGVFWLRTYFRSTSRGIVEAARLDGAGHWQTLWRILVPMGRPAMVTLAVLVFMWTWNEFLLARVMVTGEELRTAPLGLQFFSGPATTTVPLLAAASVLVALPVVVLYLFLQRHFIRGMVDGSVKG; via the coding sequence ATGAGGGTTTCCACGGCCGAACGCGCCGGCACGTACGTCATTCTCGGGGTGTTCACGGTTTTCGCGCTGTACCCGATGGTCGCGATCCTGGTGACCGCGCTGCGGTCGGAGGTCGCCGGGCAGGGCGGGATCCACTGGGAGAACTTCGCCACCGCGTGGACGCAGGCGCGGTTCGGCAGCTACCTGCTCAACAGCGTGCTGGTGTCGGTCTGCGTGGTCGCGCTTTCGCTGGTGCTGTCCGTGCTGGCCGCCTACGCCTTCGGCACCATGCGGTTCCGCGGCAGCGGGGTGCTGTTCTACCTGGTGCTGCTGGGGTTGACCGTGCCGGCCGAGGCGGTGGTGGTGCCGCTGTACTTCGACCTGCGCGACCTCGGGCTGACCAACACCTACGCGTCGCTGATCTTCCCGCAGGTCGCGCAGTCGGTGGCGTTCGGCGTGTTCTGGCTGCGCACCTACTTCCGCTCGACCTCACGCGGGATCGTCGAGGCCGCGCGGCTCGACGGCGCCGGGCACTGGCAGACGCTGTGGCGGATCCTGGTGCCGATGGGCCGCCCGGCGATGGTCACCCTGGCGGTGCTGGTGTTCATGTGGACCTGGAACGAGTTCCTGCTGGCCAGGGTGATGGTGACCGGGGAGGAGCTGCGGACCGCGCCGCTGGGCCTGCAGTTCTTCTCCGGCCCGGCGACCACCACGGTGCCGCTGCTGGCGGCGGCTTCGGTACTGGTGGCCTTGCCGGTCGTGGTGCTGTACCTGTTCCTGCAGCGGCATTTCATCCGGGGCATGGTGGACGGTTCGGTCAAGGGCTGA
- a CDS encoding carbohydrate kinase family protein produces MDLDAGARTSAGDPPALDILLSGTVFLDIIFTGLPQLPEPGTEVWATGLGSSPGGIANLAVALSRLQMRTGLAAAFGEDAYGDFCWDVLANQEGVDLSHSRRFYGWHSPLTVSMAVEKDRSMVTHGHPAPISADDLLNPPPPTRACFVHVDLHDDEWVRTAKRNGALLFADVGWDPTQRWEPAMLRQLLEGYDVVLPNSVEATRYTRTDNVRSAAAKLAEIVPAVVVTRGPRGAYAVDSATGEEADVGGLNVAALDPTGAGDVFGAGFVLGTLAGWPLADRVHFANLCAALSVQHFGGSQSAPGWGDIAAWWRLVGRRDERDLRGYAFLSELLPERGSTQVRRASATIGLRGIS; encoded by the coding sequence ATCGATCTCGACGCGGGTGCCAGGACGAGCGCGGGAGATCCGCCGGCGCTCGACATCCTGCTGTCCGGCACGGTGTTCCTCGACATCATCTTCACCGGCCTGCCGCAGCTGCCCGAGCCGGGCACCGAGGTGTGGGCCACCGGGCTCGGCTCCAGCCCCGGCGGCATCGCGAACCTGGCGGTCGCGTTGTCGCGGCTGCAGATGCGCACCGGGCTGGCCGCGGCGTTCGGCGAGGACGCCTACGGGGACTTCTGCTGGGACGTGCTGGCCAACCAGGAGGGCGTGGACCTGTCGCATTCGCGCCGGTTCTACGGCTGGCACTCACCGCTGACCGTGTCCATGGCGGTGGAGAAGGACCGCAGCATGGTCACCCACGGCCATCCCGCGCCGATCAGCGCCGACGACCTGCTCAACCCGCCGCCGCCGACGCGCGCCTGCTTCGTCCACGTCGATCTGCACGACGACGAGTGGGTGCGCACCGCCAAGCGCAACGGCGCGCTGCTTTTTGCCGACGTCGGCTGGGATCCGACGCAGCGGTGGGAACCGGCGATGCTGCGCCAGCTGCTCGAAGGCTACGACGTGGTGCTGCCCAACAGCGTGGAAGCCACCCGCTACACCCGCACCGACAACGTGCGCAGCGCGGCCGCCAAGCTTGCCGAGATCGTGCCCGCGGTGGTGGTCACGCGCGGGCCGCGCGGGGCGTACGCGGTGGATTCGGCCACCGGCGAGGAAGCCGACGTCGGCGGGCTCAACGTGGCGGCGCTGGACCCGACCGGCGCGGGTGACGTGTTCGGCGCCGGGTTCGTGCTGGGCACGCTGGCCGGCTGGCCGCTGGCCGACCGGGTGCACTTCGCCAATCTCTGCGCCGCGTTGTCGGTTCAGCACTTCGGCGGTTCCCAGTCGGCACCCGGCTGGGGTGACATCGCCGCGTGGTGGCGGCTGGTCGGCCGCCGCGACGAGCGGGATCTGCGGGGTTACGCCTTTCTCAGCGAACTGCTGCCCGAGCGGGGCAGCACCCAGGTGCGCCGGGCCAGCGCCACGATCGGATTGCGAGGCATATCGTGA
- a CDS encoding DeoR/GlpR family DNA-binding transcription regulator: MTDNVHLVLPQRRYSEIVRCLTRDGSASIAVLAEQLQTSAATIRRDLISLERDGVLTRVHGGAVLNPSAELPFDLVAGTDQSGKAAIAAAAAKLVRDGEVLLLDIGTTVHQLAKHLHGRRITVVTSNLAVYDEFADDHAVELLLLGGLVRRNYRSMVGFLTEDALRQVRADRLFVSASGVGRDGALMDDTVVEVPGKRAMLAAAGQVVLLAEARKFPGAGMARVCGPEELDVLVTNAGASPETLAVMREAGVEVHEV, from the coding sequence ATGACTGATAATGTCCACCTCGTGCTACCCCAGCGCCGGTACTCGGAGATCGTGCGATGCCTGACCCGCGACGGGTCGGCGTCGATCGCCGTGCTGGCGGAGCAGCTGCAGACCAGCGCGGCCACCATCCGGCGCGACCTGATCTCGCTGGAACGCGACGGGGTGCTGACCAGGGTGCACGGCGGTGCCGTGCTCAACCCGTCGGCCGAGCTGCCGTTCGACCTGGTGGCGGGTACCGACCAGAGCGGCAAGGCGGCCATCGCGGCGGCCGCGGCGAAGCTGGTCCGCGACGGCGAGGTGCTGCTGCTCGACATCGGCACCACCGTGCACCAGCTGGCCAAGCACCTGCACGGCAGGCGGATCACCGTGGTGACCAGCAATCTGGCGGTCTACGACGAGTTCGCCGACGACCACGCGGTCGAACTGCTGCTGCTCGGCGGGCTGGTGCGGCGCAACTACCGGTCGATGGTCGGCTTCCTGACCGAGGACGCGCTGCGGCAGGTGCGTGCCGACCGGCTGTTCGTCTCGGCCTCCGGCGTCGGGCGGGACGGGGCGCTGATGGACGACACGGTGGTCGAGGTGCCCGGCAAGCGCGCCATGCTGGCCGCCGCCGGGCAGGTGGTGCTGCTGGCGGAGGCGCGCAAGTTCCCCGGCGCCGGCATGGCCAGGGTGTGCGGGCCCGAGGAGCTGGACGTGCTGGTGACCAACGCGGGGGCGAGCCCGGAGACGCTCGCCGTGATGCGTGAGGCGGGCGTGGAGGTGCACGAGGTATGA
- a CDS encoding 6-phospho-beta-glucosidase has translation MRLAILGGGGFRVPLVHASLLADPARLVTELVLHDVRPERLAAIGAVLDQQAAGAAWRPRITTTTSLGEALSDVDMVFSAIRVGGLEGRSVDERVPLRHGLLGQETVGPGGICYALRTVPVALDIARTVAERAPDAWVINFTNPAGVVTEAMSAVLGDRVIGICDSPVGLCRRVARALGVDAASASFDYVGLNHLGWLRRVLVGGRDVLPGLFDSPALTSFEEGKLFGARWLRTLGAVPNEYLHYYYFARETLAQMGVQETTRGEFLREQQRTFYADAARDPGSALSRWQETRAERERSYLAEGRAVAGAGERDTCDTDGGGYEEVALRLMHAIAGNEDASLILNVRNRGAVAGLDEDAVVEVPCVVDGNGPRALAVGQVRPTELGLMQQVKGVERATIEAAVTRRRSSALLALGSHPLVDSVAAASQVLDDYVTAFPDLADLS, from the coding sequence ATGAGGCTGGCGATCCTGGGTGGCGGCGGGTTCCGGGTGCCGCTGGTGCACGCCAGTCTGCTGGCCGATCCCGCGCGGCTGGTGACCGAGCTGGTGCTGCACGACGTGCGGCCGGAGCGGCTCGCCGCGATCGGCGCGGTGCTCGACCAGCAGGCCGCGGGCGCCGCGTGGCGGCCGCGCATCACCACCACCACGTCACTCGGCGAGGCACTGTCCGATGTGGACATGGTGTTCTCGGCGATCAGGGTGGGCGGGCTGGAGGGCCGCAGCGTGGACGAGCGGGTCCCGCTCCGGCACGGCCTGCTCGGCCAGGAAACCGTGGGGCCGGGCGGGATCTGCTACGCCCTGCGCACGGTGCCGGTCGCGCTGGACATCGCCAGGACGGTGGCCGAGCGCGCGCCCGACGCGTGGGTCATCAACTTCACCAATCCGGCCGGTGTGGTCACCGAGGCGATGTCGGCGGTGCTGGGCGACCGCGTGATCGGCATCTGCGACTCGCCCGTCGGGCTGTGCCGCCGGGTGGCCCGCGCACTGGGCGTCGACGCGGCCAGTGCGTCGTTCGACTACGTGGGCCTCAACCACCTGGGCTGGCTGCGGCGCGTGCTGGTCGGCGGTCGTGACGTGCTGCCGGGCTTGTTCGACTCGCCCGCGCTGACCTCTTTCGAAGAGGGCAAGCTGTTCGGTGCGCGGTGGCTGCGGACACTGGGCGCGGTGCCCAACGAGTACCTGCACTACTACTACTTCGCCAGGGAAACGCTGGCGCAGATGGGCGTCCAGGAAACCACCCGCGGCGAGTTCCTCCGTGAACAGCAACGCACCTTCTACGCCGACGCGGCGCGGGACCCTGGCTCGGCGCTTTCGCGCTGGCAGGAAACCCGCGCCGAACGCGAACGCAGCTACCTGGCGGAAGGCCGGGCCGTCGCGGGCGCGGGCGAACGCGACACCTGCGACACCGACGGCGGTGGGTACGAGGAGGTCGCGCTGCGGTTGATGCACGCGATCGCGGGCAACGAGGACGCGTCGCTGATCCTGAACGTGCGAAACCGGGGCGCGGTGGCAGGCCTGGACGAGGACGCCGTGGTGGAGGTCCCGTGCGTGGTGGACGGCAACGGCCCGCGCGCCCTGGCGGTCGGCCAGGTGCGCCCGACCGAACTGGGGCTGATGCAGCAGGTGAAAGGCGTTGAACGCGCCACCATCGAGGCCGCCGTCACCCGGCGCCGCTCGTCGGCTCTCCTGGCGCTGGGCTCGCACCCGCTGGTGGACTCGGTCGCCGCCGCCAGCCAAGTACTGGACGACTACGTAACCGCCTTCCCCGACCTCGCCGACCTGTCCTGA
- a CDS encoding extracellular solute-binding protein, with amino-acid sequence MKRRSSTALVLAAFALAACAPGGSSDRPADRPAGEVRTDVAAMGEVTLTVWDQETRAGQEEQITRLNEQFQRAHPNIRINRVARSFDDLRNTVKLGLSGNEAPDIAQVNNGKQDMGAFVKAGLLVPLDGYAQAYGWTNRYPESVRRLASYPDSGDALGEGKLYGVPQTGELVGIFYNKTKLAELGLTPPTTWAEFDAALAKAKAAGQLPIQFGNLEKSAGPYLFGVAMHRHSQPAAEIALATGRPEASWPTDANRAAARQLLDWAGQGYLTPGFAGLKNDDSWANFAKGEGVFHINGTWLTPDLKAAMGDSAGFLRPPGESITGGTGLPWAISSKSKNPDAAAAYLNFITSPEAMKVLGETANLPVLDAAQQPATGLQKEVFDAWQSASASAGLVPYLDYATPNAYEVVSGAVEQLLSGALDTEKFLGTLQADLDAGRGGR; translated from the coding sequence GTGAAACGCCGTTCCTCCACCGCACTCGTTCTCGCGGCCTTCGCACTGGCCGCCTGCGCGCCCGGCGGCTCGTCCGACCGGCCCGCCGACCGCCCGGCCGGGGAGGTCCGCACCGACGTGGCCGCGATGGGCGAGGTGACGCTCACCGTCTGGGACCAGGAAACCCGGGCGGGCCAGGAAGAGCAGATCACCCGGCTGAACGAGCAGTTCCAGCGCGCCCATCCGAACATCAGGATCAACCGCGTGGCGCGGTCGTTCGACGACCTGCGCAACACGGTGAAGCTGGGGCTGAGCGGCAACGAGGCACCCGACATCGCGCAGGTCAACAACGGCAAGCAGGACATGGGTGCGTTTGTCAAGGCCGGCCTGCTGGTGCCGCTGGACGGGTACGCGCAGGCGTACGGCTGGACGAACCGCTACCCGGAGTCCGTGCGCCGCCTGGCGTCCTATCCGGACAGTGGGGATGCCCTCGGTGAGGGCAAGTTGTACGGCGTGCCGCAGACCGGTGAGCTGGTCGGCATCTTCTACAACAAGACGAAGCTGGCCGAGCTGGGCCTGACGCCGCCGACCACCTGGGCCGAGTTCGACGCCGCGCTGGCCAAGGCGAAGGCCGCCGGGCAGCTGCCCATCCAGTTCGGCAACCTGGAGAAGAGCGCCGGGCCGTACCTGTTCGGCGTGGCCATGCACCGGCATTCCCAGCCCGCCGCGGAAATCGCGCTGGCCACCGGCCGTCCGGAGGCGAGCTGGCCGACCGACGCCAACCGGGCCGCCGCCCGGCAGCTGCTGGACTGGGCGGGCCAGGGTTACCTGACGCCGGGGTTCGCCGGGTTGAAGAACGACGATTCGTGGGCCAACTTCGCCAAGGGCGAGGGCGTTTTCCACATCAACGGCACCTGGCTGACGCCGGACCTCAAGGCCGCCATGGGCGACTCGGCCGGCTTCCTGCGCCCGCCCGGCGAGTCGATCACCGGCGGCACCGGCCTGCCGTGGGCGATCAGCTCGAAGAGCAAGAACCCGGACGCGGCCGCCGCGTACCTCAACTTCATCACCTCACCGGAGGCGATGAAGGTACTCGGCGAAACGGCGAACCTGCCGGTGCTCGATGCCGCCCAGCAGCCCGCGACCGGGCTGCAGAAGGAGGTTTTCGACGCCTGGCAGTCGGCGTCGGCTTCGGCGGGCCTGGTGCCCTACCTCGACTACGCCACGCCGAACGCCTACGAGGTGGTCAGCGGTGCGGTCGAGCAGCTGCTGAGCGGGGCGCTGGACACCGAGAAGTTCCTCGGCACGCTGCAGGCCGATCTGGACGCCGGCCGTGGCGGCAGGTGA
- a CDS encoding carbohydrate ABC transporter permease produces the protein MAAGEPRRVGYLYVLPALAVYGLFLLFPLLHSGWLSLFDWDGLSPGTWAGLDNYVELATEEGAAAAFGHVAVLVLFFAVLPVCIGLVLATVLHRTRVRGLPFFRTALFLPQVVAMVVVAVAWQRIFAPDGVLNAVLGTPGHAWLGDESTALLAVGVVGTWVQTGLAMVLFLGGIGKISGDLFDAVRMDGAGPVREFRTVILPSLRPEIGVALTLTVIAALRTFDLVYMMTPQGGPGGSTTVPAYEIYQRAFHGGQVGSAAAMGVTITLLAFAVTFVITRISGGERR, from the coding sequence GTGGCGGCAGGTGAGCCGAGGCGGGTCGGCTACCTCTATGTGCTTCCCGCGCTGGCGGTGTACGGCCTGTTCCTGCTCTTCCCGCTGCTGCACAGCGGCTGGCTTTCGCTGTTCGACTGGGACGGGCTGAGCCCGGGCACCTGGGCGGGTCTGGACAACTACGTCGAGCTGGCCACCGAGGAAGGCGCGGCGGCCGCGTTCGGGCACGTGGCGGTGCTGGTGCTGTTCTTCGCCGTGCTGCCGGTGTGCATCGGGCTGGTGCTGGCCACCGTGCTGCACCGGACGCGGGTGCGCGGGCTGCCGTTCTTCCGCACCGCCCTGTTCCTGCCGCAGGTGGTGGCCATGGTGGTGGTCGCCGTGGCGTGGCAGCGGATCTTCGCGCCCGACGGCGTGCTCAACGCCGTGCTCGGCACTCCCGGACATGCCTGGCTCGGCGACGAGAGCACCGCGCTGCTCGCGGTCGGCGTGGTCGGCACCTGGGTGCAGACCGGCCTGGCCATGGTGTTGTTCCTCGGCGGCATCGGGAAGATCTCCGGTGACCTGTTCGACGCGGTGCGGATGGACGGCGCCGGTCCGGTGCGCGAGTTCCGCACGGTGATCCTGCCGTCGCTGCGCCCGGAGATCGGGGTGGCGCTCACGCTGACCGTCATCGCCGCGCTGCGCACCTTCGACCTCGTGTACATGATGACGCCGCAGGGCGGGCCCGGTGGCTCGACCACGGTGCCCGCGTACGAGATCTACCAGCGGGCCTTCCACGGCGGGCAGGTGGGCTCGGCCGCGGCGATGGGCGTGACGATCACGCTGCTCGCCTTCGCCGTCACCTTCGTGATCACCCGGATCTCCGGTGGGGAGCGCCGATGA